A segment of the Denticeps clupeoides chromosome 2, fDenClu1.1, whole genome shotgun sequence genome:
ttatttagcagacgcttttatccaaagcgacttacaagaggaagacaccagcaattctcgttcgatttctatagaatattgagtttacaaactaagagccctgataaggctcagacttgtcagtgaagagcatgctcagagattgttaggtgctagacgaagaaaaattataatgtatttatacattttgatgTTCAGCGCCGCCACCTTCTCCAGCTGCTGGTGGAAGCTGCGCTCGGTGAGCTGGTTGTTCAGCGCCGTGAgaaggtggagcagcagcagccgccgcgttCCACCATCCTTCTCGGCCTCCAAGGGCTCTTCAGCCCGGTGGAGTCCGAATTCGTCTCGGGGCCGAGCGCTCATGGTGCTGAAAACTAAACGTGTTCATTACACAAGAACAATAATattatagcaataataatacaataactGACAGAATCCTGCAAGAAAAAGCCAAGTTAAAACCCTGCAAAAAGGAACAATATCTCAAAtatctcctctccttctcctcctttggTGTAAAGATGAACAAAGCTCAGTAAAATCGCggaaaaaaggcttttgggtCTTGAAAGCGAGCAGCAAGCAGCCAAGTCAGGTAGTCGGCGAGTTTTTTTAACATGAAGGCGCCccggccaatcaggagccaATCTACGTTTTATTTATAGTTGTCATGGCGACCGGTCGGCGGTTCTGTTTTTAATCGAACGATTTCGTCCAACTAGCATCTTCACTCTTCACGCAACCGCCAAATTTGAGTTCGTGCCTTTGGCGCCCTCTGCTGACACAGTCTGGTCACGACAGTAGTTGAATCAACACAGGACCTGATGTCATGAcagatatatttaaaaaaactgaacacattCTTCTCCTGTTTCTTCATGGTCTTATAAAATAGTTAATTAATTAGTATATTATTCCAAAGTTAATTTTACTCTCGTGAttatgaattatatatatatacatacaatatatttattgaataatatatataaagtcTTTGcatatgctgttgtgaattgtgGTTGTGTACATCACTTCATGGTGACATTTGtgtctgtttcagaaataaaactgcCCTGAATGAACAGTGAATTCCCCTcctatatacacaatatatacacaataaCTAGTCAGTATGCAACACTGGAAGGACAATTTACCCTTCTGCTGGGTGAGACTGGAAATTGTCATGAACAAATGCTCATCTTTACCACTGAGGTATTCATGTGACTTGATGTGATAAATAGTTCTGTTGAAAGTATTTATCATTCTGTATTTTTCACCCTGATTGTCATGTGCATCAGAAGACTTCTGATTTGCAGTTTTATGCCAGAATGGCCATTTTAACAAATAGATAGCCAAACTTTCTGAATTTATGCGATCAGTAAAAACTTttccattaatattttttttaacaacaccatcatgctgaggaatgatggcaTCGTCTTTGCAGCGGTTCGGACGATAGGCGAATTGCAGttggtccagggtggagggcagcagggtcttcatatgtttcatgaccagcctctcgaagcacttcatcatgatgggtgtaagtgaaGACTTCTGaacattaattgtgattaagAAGTGGTCTGAGAGAACTGGAACATAAGGGTGGACAATCAGGTTTTCAGTTACAATGCCAACACAATGACAAATTGGCTTAAAATCTGCTTAAAAGTAGAGAATGGACCTGGTGGTCTGTATATAATACCTAGGATCAGTTGATTTCTCACTTAAATCTAGTGCCAGTACCAGCAATTTTCACAATCAGTAATTCAAGTGGTGGCCAggcggttaaagaagcagccccgtgatcagaaggttgctggttcaagtcccgatctgccaaggtgtcactgagtaaataccgtccccacacactgctcccagggctctaagagtgatgggttaaaagcagagaacatatttcgttgtgtcagcaggacatcactttcacacaaatcaacctttttttgtgtgttttgttacttTCTTTTGACATTTATTGTAACTCTGGAGTTGTTCCTACTCACTGTAGCTGTTTACGTCTTGAGCGTGAAATTTGAAagttgtatgtatgtgtttacCCATAATACATCATACTTGTTGTGAAGTTATAAGTCTTGCATGGCTGTAAATTACAAGTCATGACATACAAAAGCCCCTTTCACAAAACTGGCTTCTTGGCTGCTTCGTAAGCGATGAAGACCCGGTCGTGTTGAAGCTCTGCTAATACTGCGGGCTGCCGGTAGGTGGCGGTACCCCCGTCGCCCGGCAGGAAGTGCCCAGTGGAAGTGAAATAGAAGAGGAGGCGCTCGTTAGCATGTTAGCGCCATGTTAGCTCCGCGCTTCTTCTTTTCCGACGTTATAAGCGAGGCAGTCCGGCCTCTGTATGGTGCACAAATGCGCGGTCGGCGGCTGCCCGAACACATCGGACACGGTCATCCACTACCTGCTGCCGGAGGAGCCGCTCCGGCGGCAGCGGTGGCTGCGGTTCGTGCGGCGCAGCAACGCGGGACGCGAGGCGGCGGAGGGCAGCCGGGTCTGCGGGAGACACTTCTCGGCGGACAGCTTCACGAAGCTGAAGATGGCCTCCGGGACGCGCCTCATATTACACGTGCACGCCGTGCCCACGGTGCTGCGGCCGCAGGACCCGGTGGAAGCGGTGAGGAACGTCACCGGGGCCCGCGGGGGGGCCTCGTTTCCTCAGTGTGATGTTCTGCCGTATGtgatttatatatgtatgtgcgtatgtatatatacatatatctatTAGTAGCGAACGGGCTTCGTGATGGGGATGGAAGAGACAGATGAGTATCTCCATTGTATCTCCGGAGGCATTCATTCAAGACCCACATGACGCCCCGGCCTACTCCAGTTCCCTCCAATTACCCAATTTCCCACTAACTCATCCTAACCGTGGGTAGGACCTCGCCTTGCTACCCCCAGAGGCGGCCAGATGCAAATTAGCGCAGCCCTATTGGCTGAAAGAACTGAATGTATAACTGATTATATATTTGCCTTCCTCGTgtgccttaaaaaaaatttccaccCATCTtctgtcttaaaaaaaatttctacTACATTGCAGGGGGTCTCCGTAAACTACAAATAATGACACGCAAAATCCCCttaaacacagaattgttgtcTTGTGAAAAATTGTGGGGTAAGAATCTAAAATACACCTTTGCTTTCCTTATATATGTATTAGGGCCGCCTAATCCAAACAAATATTGTGATAGTGGACTAGTCAGATCATGCGTACGTTGGACATGCAGCTGCTCTTTTATAACCTCCATTAAACCATTAATGAAACTTTGCAGCTTGTAGCATTAATTGTTGCATGAAGTGCAGTGTTCCAGTAAGTGTCAAAAACTGCCCGATTTGTTACAGTAAATTTGCAATCCGCATATTATTTGGACCCATTTACTCCTGCGGTATTATTGTAGATAAGTTtgtgctggggaaaaaaagaaatgctttgGAATCCAAATATGTTCACCAGAATACCTGCATTAACCCTCAGACTCCAGAGGATTGAAGTATTGAATATTACAAAATCAAATGAGCTAATGTTAGAAAATTAGAAATTTAGGTTTCACTCAAAAATCtaacaaaagttcattttttttgctcagctCTCACAACTATATCTACATAAAGACTTTTGTTCATAGCCAGGAAAGTTATTACTCCTGGAGAAATAAATGGCATGATGACTTTTAAAATAGTCATTGACCAATCATGGCATAATATGCACACAATCCGTCTCTGTGTCTTCAGTCTGGGGCGTATATAGTTCTGCTGCAAAATAAGggaccacttaaaaaaaaaaaaaaacataattcaccAATCAAGAAAAAGTTTGGTTTTACTGTTTAATCTGGTTTTGGATGTCAAAgatgaaatataattatattatgtaATGATTGGCAAAACTACATAAATACAAGCCCATCGACTGAATGTTGCTGCAGTTTCTTAATTCCCCTCCCCAGAGCTGTATAAACACGTGTATTCATCCAACGGTCGCTGCTGCGTAACACTTTCCTCCCCCGATTGCCATTCAGGAACATGCGGCTGGATCTGGACCGAGCGAAGAGAGTGACGCCGATGTCCATGGGACCTTTTCTTTGGATTGTGTGAAGGAAGAGCCAGTTGAGTACCAGCTGAGTCCGGAGTCTGCTGACGCTCTCAGGCCAAATTCAGTCAAGGTAAAATTGGAGGAGCCCGGTCCTGCCGCTGAAAAGCTGGAAATGGGAACTGAGACTGACGAGGGTCAAATGAAAACTGAACCTGCGAATGAGCTGGTTTATCAGGATGACAAGAAGCAATTTCACTCTTCCCACTGTGGTGATAGTTTGCGGAATAAAGGTGTGCTTAAGCAACACATAGTCGGCGTCCCCTACTCCAAACATAAAGCTTACCACTGTAACCAGTGTGGGAAGGACTTTGCACTCAAAGCGTTCTTGAAGGCCCACCAAAAAATCCACGCCGATGTCGAAACGTTGATGTCGTTCGTCTGTGCTCAGTGCGGCAGGAAGTTTCCGAAACAGTCGAGTCTCAGGAAGCACGAGCTGAATCACTTGGTTGAAGCGAAGTTTCCTTGCCCGGTGTGCAGTGAGGAGTTTGACGCGAAGGCCGCCCTTCACAACCACGTTACAAAGCACATCGGCCACAGACTGACCTGTCGCTTTTGCGACCAAAACTTTCACAAGTCCGATTCCTACATTAAACATTTGGACAAGCACACCATGATCACGCCGTACTACTGTGAAGTCTGCAAAGTATACCAGCTCTCAGAGAATGGCTTTCTGTGCCACCAACGCATACACACAAAGAAGCCACGCGGGAGGGGCCGAAGGTCCCGGGCCAGTCATGCAGCTGGACAGGCGAAGGCTGAAGATTTGCCTCCCGGTCTGGAATTTGTGATGCCACTGGAGTGTGAGCCTGTTGAAGAGGAGAAGGATGGAGTCGTTGATTGGGACGAAGCATTATGAGTTTAGCTTTAGGGAGATGGTTTGCAGATTTAGCTATGAAATGCTTTCTCACAAATTAGTATGTAGAATCAAGAGtcacaaatgtattaaaatggacACTTGTAAAAAGCTTGTAGTTGGCTATTTTTAAACAACGGTTGTCTTGTATAAATGCTTTTGTGAGATTATGTacatacagtaaatacatttttgggcccttttaatgttttaaagcTATTGACGTGGAACAACACATGCATTTCAGACACTTCATCTTAcaatagcatttttattttttcagttattgTTAACTACATAAAAAAAGCAGGACACATTCTAGTAGCTTCTTAAGATTTCTTAAAGTAGTATACGCTTTTTTATAGAGGGGCACTTGCATCAGTCAAAAATTTTCACACATCTACTCATTTATAGGACTTtctgaatatttaaaaatatgtggACAATATTGTTCAGTCACAGCTATGAAGTAACTAGTTAGGTTAGGTGGTAAATGGGAATCCAATTTGGCACTATTTTAAAACTGGGCCTTGTTTTCGAGTGTACGGTgtggcatcctcaggatttatgcAAATGGATAAAACAAGAAGTGTCATGTATGTCGTGTCCTGAAGGAAAGAAACCAAAGACCCTTTTGGTTGGTGTGTGATTGCGAACTTTTAAAGATGGTTTTATAAAATTAGTTGAAAAGGGGTGCAGCCAGATGATTGACAGTGACAGCATGTGCCTGTCAATAtatcacatgcacaaatattaagattgtgtttctttttttttttgtttcatctgcttttttatgtaaatcttgAATATGTTGATGACAAGCCCCACTCTTAATGCAAAGTGcagttcaaaaatagtgcccCGTGTGTTTCAGGCTCTTTAGAACAGGAAATGTTTGCTGTAATCTCCAAAAGTTGGTCATGATGATGCCAGTAGTGTATTTCATTGAGTAGGTGTGTCAAAACATTACACTGATAGTGTAGTTGGCTAAAACACTGACAGCAGACCCTTCTGAATTCATGTGGCAATAGTAAGTCAGACACGCAGGCATATGCTTCTCAGTGTACAGCCATGGGTTCTTAAAGCGTCTTCATTCTCACAGACCTCACCACTGAAGATAGTGCCATAGTGCCTATGTCAtgcacaataacaaaaaaatactacTTGCATTTCCGTAACGGACATATTTCTACACGTCAAAAAGAAAGGGACAAGACTGTTCTTCTTCATTGACTCAGATGTTTTATAATGCATTGTTTCATCCATATAAACCTGAGTTCTACACCGTATTTACAGTTCTGTGCCACACGTTTGGAGCACCATGCTCCTCTGTGCTTTTGGACTCTTACAGCAGATTTGTATAGAGGAATTAATACAGCAGTAGAGTGGATGCCAACGGTCTTCACAACTCTGCAGCCTCAGCAAAAATGAATGTCCTTTATGCTGGGGACAAACTGCTTTTGTCATTGGGATGGTATAAGACTACAGACAATTTCCTAACCGAGATGTCTGCAAAAACGGGAAGCGCTACCAATAAATTCCAATAAGGCAGATGGATAACACTGTTGTTGACATACATTCTTCTTCAAGTACCCGCCCAAACTGATTTGGAGTGTTGTACTTGTAGATGGGAGCAGCTAGTCCTCAAGAGCTACATTATTTGGTATCGAGTTGTTAATGACACCTTTCCCACCATTAATTTACAAGCATCTGGTATGCATCAGATAATGTGTATTTCTAACATATCTCTCCTCCACCAACAAAAGTAAGCAGTCCATAGAAAGTTCTGGATTTTGAGTGCAGGCAGTTTTAACTGTATAAGCAGCTGCCTATTTAGCAAGCATGGACTACGTAGTCGTTTTGTATGAATTCTGTGCTGGCCGTATTGGCTGAAGGGGTAGAATGGTTGGCCAGCCGGGGTCTCCTCTGGGTCCAGCTCGAGAGCGGCCATGTGATGCTCGCAGCAGGTGAAAGGCTGGGCTTTGAAGTAAGAGGTAAGCTCTCAGAGAGCAGTGGAGGTCAGTTTCTTCACACCCCTGCGCTGGGCCAGCGTGGAGCAGGTTACTGGCTCCAGCACCGGAGGGACGTTCCTGTTAAGGGCCGAGTATGTGGCAGCCATGGCACCCTGCAGAACGACAAAGCTCTCAATCATCAGGCTAGGTCTAATGGTGCAGAGAGATTTTATTACAGAAGCAAAGAAATCTTATTACAAAGGAGTGTGAAACTGGAGGAAGAGTTATGGAGGAAGAGCTGAGACTTAGGAGAGAAGCTACGCCCCAAGATAAAGAAGGTGGTAGAACACCTTGACCAGGTGTGGTGCGTCTTGTCTGTTGAGCTGGTATTTGGGCAGCTGGTCCCTGTGAATTATCCATGGATGCCGGAGCACTTGTGCTGCTGTCAGTCGCTGATGAGGATCTACGTGCAGCATCTTGGACACCAGGTCCTATGGTAGAAATTGAGGGAGAAAATATGTTAGTGCTTATCACAGAAGGGATGGTCAAATATGGTCAGTTTCTGTGAGGCCACTGGTACCTTAGCCTCAGTTGACACAGAGTTCCAGTATCCACCAGACAGCGAAAACTTCCCACTGCCGATCCGAGCCAAGATCTCCTCAGGGGTGTCTTCTGGGCCATTGGCAAAGGGTGTAAAGCTGTCAAGGGCACAgtgttaaataaatacagtgtttttctatttttatttcctgCTTGTTTACTTAATAGgcagttaagaaaaaaaaaacagcataaagTGAGTCAGTCAGGTGCACTGtgcttccaaaaaaaaagtaaaatcatCAAATTGTTAACAATCAATCCCAAATGTGTAGTTGGATTTAGATCCAATATGCAAATGCTTCATCATAAGATGAagcactggggcagtggtggcctagtggttaaggaagcggccccgtaattagaaggctgccggttcgaatcccgatgtgcctctgaggtgccactgagcaaaagcaccgtccccacacactgctccccgggcgcctgtcatggctgtccactgctcactcagggtgatgggttaaatgcagaggacaaatttcactgtgtgcaccgtgtgctgtgtatcacatgtgacaatcacttcaatcacttttaaaaagccaaaaacagctaaaaaaaaaaaatacaacagctGAAATGAGTCCCACCAACCCGGTCAGCATGGTGTATAAAAGGACACCAAGACTCCAGATATCACAGGCAGCATCATAGCCCTGCTTTTTCAGCACCTGACAAAAACCATCACAGGATAAGAATCAgatgcaaaacacaaaaagaataaaaaaaaaaaaagggggcaggTCAACGTAAAACACTTACCTCAGGTGCCACAAAGTTGGCTGTATAGCAGGGGGTCATTAGCAGGCCATTTTCAGCCCGGAGCTGTTTGGCGAACCCAAAATCGCAGATTCGGATGGATTCAGGATTTCCTGACTCATCCACATATAGAATATTACTGGGCTTCAGATCTCTGTGCACCACCTGAACAAGGGAATTATTGGAATGAACATAATTCCACAATAACATATGATTAATAattgaatattaattaaaatatatgaatCTATTGTTGTGTGAGTTAGACACATGATTGCAGGACTTACTCCTTGTACATGGAGGTACTCCACGGTCTTAGTGATGGTGTACAGGACTGCACTGGCTTCCCGCTCTGAGAAGAACTTCTGTCTGAGAATTTTATCCAAGAGCTCACCCCCCTTCAACAGCTCTGTCACCAGGTAAACAGAGCGTCCATCATCATACACCTACAACATAAACCACAACCTGTAAACACACTGCCTGATACACAACTTCTTGGGTTGGTTGCATTTAACTTCTGCAAACAAAATTTAGGCATGTAGGATTATGGttgtattgattttttaatCTATGCCTAATACCTGAACAACAAATAATACCCATCAAGGTTCATTAAAGGTGGCCTCACATCTTTTAACGTAATGATGTTGGGATGTTGTCCATAGCGCAACAGGATCTCCACTTCTTCCGTAGGATCCCTCTTAGCCTTGCTGATGATCTACAATAACAGGGGAGCACCGATTCAGCAGGCAGTTTTTGAGGTGCCATGCATCTCACAGAAATCACGATTAAATAAAACTCTCCACCTTCACGGCATACTCCATCCCGGTGCTTTTACTAATGCAGCGCTTGCAGACGGAGTATGAACCCACACCAATGTCCTCCTTCAGTTCATAGGCATCGCTGAACTGAGATGTGTTTCTGTGTAGTTGCTGCAGGGGGCGCAGGAGAGATATGACTCAAAAGCCTTTGGGATCCATGTCATTTTCATAGATGCGACACAATCCCCTTACTCTTAAAAACAGCCTTggattaaattaacattttacaacCAAATCGTGGTCCGCAGTACCTGTACAATAGAGCTCACGTTGTTGCTCTGTACTGGCTGAGTTTCTTCTTCAGTGATGGCCACAAAACTGAATCCTCTGAAGAGCTGATGCGCATTGGCACTAGGAGGCACCCCTGGGGAGTCTGAAGCAGATTAAACACCAATGCTgaactttattatattatataacagGACAGGTGAGCTGGATTTGTGTGACTGCAGCACTACCTTTGGGAGTTTTTGCTGTGAATTCTGGATCGAAGTAGAATGTATCATCAGGCCGTCCTGAGGCAGGTTTAAAAGGTGGATGGATCTCTCTTCTGAATAATTTCTATAAAGAAAGCCATTCCACAAAATGTTGATCTAAAGAGAAACATTAACATAAGTTGCACAGAGCCTGGCCATCTTAACAAACATACATTCCAGTCTATTGTTGCGTAGAATGAATGTCTCTTGATCTCTTCTACTCCATCTGGACCAGCCCCTGCACAGACAACACAAAATCCCCTATTACATACCTTTAACTATCTCAGAAAACAGCATAGCAATACTTTCTAATGAATTAATAGTATacttaataatatttttttattctatcatAGGATTGGTCACTTAAAGACAAATTATATTTTCTGAAgttttaaagtacatttttgtATACCATTTGGTTAAATTGACACAAAATTACCAAAACCTCTGTTATGAATTTAACacggtggtgttttttttgtggtttctatgttttcttttcattatttgtaCTGTGATATAAGGACAGCATCTGAGTGTTATATTATACAAATAGAACATAACTAACCATTGTTCTACATTATTCAACTGTGAAAAGAACCCCAATGATACATTGCCTGAGTCAGAATGacacaaaattgtaaaaaatcattataaaacCAGTAATTTAGGGTCTTTGCAACCTTCAGTAACATTATATCCCAATCCaatagtgtttttatttagtATGAATTACTCACCAAGTCTATTAGAGGGATTTCTTTTGAACAGGTTCCTGAGGAGACTCTGAGCTTCCGAACTCAAAAACTGCGGCATTCCCAACTTAGCTCTATGGGAGAGACAAAGTGAGTAAAAAAGCTTTTGTTTTGCCAAAACTATAGATCTATAACCATGGCCTACGTCTGACCTCTACAGTCAAAATCATCTCTCCCCGCACAGataaatattacacacagaAAATGGAATAATAGCCGACTAAGTGCTGTTTATACTATTATCACGGTCTCACATACAACTGCGGCATTACACACCTCACACTCCACCTTCAGAGTAGGCTCTGTTACTACTGTGCCTTATCCCTGTTAGAGTGCAGTCACTTCAATTAATCTTATCGGCCATCATTATCATTATCCACTCACAGAGCAGTTATTTCTGCGATGTCATGGGTGTAATGGTTTCTGGAACTGTCCAGGCTTCTACAGTAAATGTTAGACTAAtagttatgataaaaaaaaaacacactcacttcAGAATCATGGTCATGGTTTCCTTGCGATCTTTGCCTTGGAAAGGCAACGTCCCTGTTAACATTTCAAACTAAGAGGAGGAAAGAAAACATTAGCACGGCGAAGACTGTATATTCTGTAGATGAGTGAAACAGCGTTCAatcatttacatgaaaaaaacaaaatcctCGCTCCCTCACCATAAGTACACCGTAGGACCACCAGTCAGCACTATGTGTGTGACCCCTGCGGTTCACCACTTCAGGGGCCATGTATTCAACTGTCCCACAAAAAGAGTAGGCTTTGTTCTCGTGATCGATGGCCTCTTTGCTCAACCCAAAATCTGtaagaatcacacacacagcaatgttGTGCACTAGTGTTTTGCTCTAAAGACCTTTAAGAAGAcgcagacagtaaacaaagacGGCCTGATTGCCAAGGTCCCTGGCTGCTGATGCaggcagaaagaggcagaggTGAAATTACCCACCCGTCAGCTTAATGTGTCCCTCTTCGTCCAGCAGGAtgctgaggggaaaaaaacaggacagaatTCACAGGTTCAGTGAGACACAgaacaccacacagcacagaagTCCTCCAAATCACAATCCTGTCCTCATTTTCTAATCTCCCTGGTGCTTCATTTAATAGTTAGTTCCTTCTCGGTCATCAGGGAGGCTGAAGAGCATATGAAGAACCCAGCCATATGAGGACAAAGCTCACACAGGCATGCAATGGGCGCTCATCGTTTTTATTGCGCGGCTCTGACTACCCCTTAGGATAATTTAAAGATGGCCTCAGGAGAGTAAGGGTGTCAGCATTTTTATAGTATGAGAGAACAGATCACAACACTGCCACATCCAGCATGCTACACACTTTCAGCAAAGATCCCTGCATTGAtgcattgtttcttttttctttaaagctTCAGTTCATCCAACTCACAGCAACGTTATCAGCGCTAGGCTTCCTCTGTCACACAGCTAGTAAATATTAATCTCTTGCTCTCAATGCTAATTGTGTGTACCCAAGACAGGATGCATGCTGGGATTACGAAGGAAATTATGCTTTATGTGTTGAAGTACTTCTCTGGTTTGAGGTCCCTGTAGATGATTCCCAGTCCGTGCAAATGATCCAGGGCCAAAGCCAATTCAGCCAGATAAAATTTCACATCCTCCTCCGTGAACATCACCTGGGtagacatggaaaaaaaaccaagtgaagtgattgtctttgaggtggtagtagcctagtgggaaacacactcgcctatgaaccagaaggagGGGGAAGACAAaactccattgtgtccctgagcaagacacttaaccctaaattgctccagggggggactgtccctgtaactactgattgtaagtcgctctggataagggcgtctgataaatgctgtaaatgtaaatgttaatgtatttgtgatacacagcacagcacacagtgcacacagtgaaatttgtcctatgcatttaacccatcacccttggtgagcagtgggcagccatgacaggcgcccggggagcagtgtgtggggacggtgctttgctcagtggcacctccgtgGCATACAAAATCAATGTTATACAATGATTTGTGTTCAAATCTTTATATAACAGCAATGCTAAGGAAGCTTCAGATTGCAGTTTTTGCAATGACATGTTGAAAAATTTAATATTCCTTAAACACCTACAGCAACATGAGCCATACTATACCTCTTTTGACAGACGGGTGAAAAGATCCCCTCCTCTGAGAAAGTCAAGAATCAAGTAGAGCTTCCCTTCTGTTTGGAATGCTGAAGAGATTTACAGCGGAGGGGTCAGATTCTGATAGATGTGGATCTACTCAGTGTTGAATGATAGCGGCCGCTCCTTACCGTAGTGCAGTTTGACGATAAAGGGATGGTTGACCTCCACCAAAATGTCTCGCTCCATCTTTGTCCGCACCCGGTCTCGAACTGCAACACATGAGCCGACACCTTGATTAGTCATCGTTCTAACCCTCTCCGGCATAAATCACAGCCTCCCTTGCACCGTCGCACTCTACCTCTCCTCTGGCACTGCACAGCCACGCAGATGGCTGCTGATGACTAATTAAATAAAGAGGGGGAAGAGTGCGCGTTGCCAGAAAAGAGCAGGGAACAAAAGCGTCAAGAAGCAATCTTATGAGGGGGGGAAAAGAGGACAACGAGGGCAGGAAGGAGAAAATGGGGGGTCAGGAAGTACAGGTAAGTCGTGTGGCCACTTATGACCCAATTGTCGACACTAGATGGAGCCTTCGGTAAACACTTGGGGGTTGAGCAGATCCCAGAAGAAAACTGTGATTGTGATTTAAGGTATGTAATACAAATGATTACCATAATTGTGGCAGAGGTCACTGTGAGTGTAGCCAGCGTAGGTCATCCGTGTAAACTAGCCATGCTGATTATCCAATCAAAACCAGATTTACttagtagtagcctaggggtaacatactcgcctatgaaccagaagacccaggttcaagtcccgcttactaccattgtgtccctgagcaagacacttaaccctacggtccctgtaactactgattgtaagtcgctctggataagggcgtctgataaatgctgtaaatgtaaatgtactttctgTAAAATAGTGTATAATTTGATTTTTTACAGCCATCTCCTCACCTTTTAGC
Coding sequences within it:
- the LOC114766522 gene encoding ribosomal protein S6 kinase alpha-3 isoform X3, which produces MLKVLLLRMKQGGSRDDVTVKEISITHHVKEGSEKADPRQFELRKVLGQGSFGKVFLVKKMTGPDAGQLYAMKVLKKATLKVRDRVRTKMERDILVEVNHPFIVKLHYAFQTEGKLYLILDFLRGGDLFTRLSKEVMFTEEDVKFYLAELALALDHLHGLGIIYRDLKPENILLDEEGHIKLTDFGLSKEAIDHENKAYSFCGTVEYMAPEVVNRRGHTHSADWWSYGVLMFEMLTGTLPFQGKDRKETMTMILKAKLGMPQFLSSEAQSLLRNLFKRNPSNRLGAGPDGVEEIKRHSFYATIDWNKLFRREIHPPFKPASGRPDDTFYFDPEFTAKTPKDSPGVPPSANAHQLFRGFSFVAITEEETQPVQSNNVSSIVQQLHRNTSQFSDAYELKEDIGVGSYSVCKRCISKSTGMEYAVKIISKAKRDPTEEVEILLRYGQHPNIITLKDVYDDGRSVYLVTELLKGGELLDKILRQKFFSEREASAVLYTITKTVEYLHVQGVVHRDLKPSNILYVDESGNPESIRICDFGFAKQLRAENGLLMTPCYTANFVAPEVLKKQGYDAACDIWSLGVLLYTMLTGFTPFANGPEDTPEEILARIGSGKFSLSGGYWNSVSTEAKDLVSKMLHVDPHQRLTAAQVLRHPWIIHRDQLPKYQLNRQDAPHLVKGAMAATYSALNRNVPPVLEPVTCSTLAQRRGVKKLTSTAL
- the LOC114766522 gene encoding ribosomal protein S6 kinase alpha-3 isoform X1 yields the protein MPLAQLADPWRKMALGSAASEDSQHVLEDSMGEDDTVSSNDDVTVKEISITHHVKEGSEKADPRQFELRKVLGQGSFGKVFLVKKMTGPDAGQLYAMKVLKKATLKVRDRVRTKMERDILVEVNHPFIVKLHYAFQTEGKLYLILDFLRGGDLFTRLSKEVMFTEEDVKFYLAELALALDHLHGLGIIYRDLKPENILLDEEGHIKLTDFGLSKEAIDHENKAYSFCGTVEYMAPEVVNRRGHTHSADWWSYGVLMFEMLTGTLPFQGKDRKETMTMILKAKLGMPQFLSSEAQSLLRNLFKRNPSNRLGAGPDGVEEIKRHSFYATIDWNKLFRREIHPPFKPASGRPDDTFYFDPEFTAKTPKDSPGVPPSANAHQLFRGFSFVAITEEETQPVQSNNVSSIVQQLHRNTSQFSDAYELKEDIGVGSYSVCKRCISKSTGMEYAVKIISKAKRDPTEEVEILLRYGQHPNIITLKDVYDDGRSVYLVTELLKGGELLDKILRQKFFSEREASAVLYTITKTVEYLHVQGVVHRDLKPSNILYVDESGNPESIRICDFGFAKQLRAENGLLMTPCYTANFVAPEVLKKQGYDAACDIWSLGVLLYTMLTGFTPFANGPEDTPEEILARIGSGKFSLSGGYWNSVSTEAKDLVSKMLHVDPHQRLTAAQVLRHPWIIHRDQLPKYQLNRQDAPHLVKGAMAATYSALNRNVPPVLEPVTCSTLAQRRGVKKLTSTAL
- the LOC114766522 gene encoding ribosomal protein S6 kinase alpha-3 isoform X2, which codes for MPVLLTDPGQHHCQAALGLKRMDCSLTCDPLCSPWDPQDDVTVKEISITHHVKEGSEKADPRQFELRKVLGQGSFGKVFLVKKMTGPDAGQLYAMKVLKKATLKVRDRVRTKMERDILVEVNHPFIVKLHYAFQTEGKLYLILDFLRGGDLFTRLSKEVMFTEEDVKFYLAELALALDHLHGLGIIYRDLKPENILLDEEGHIKLTDFGLSKEAIDHENKAYSFCGTVEYMAPEVVNRRGHTHSADWWSYGVLMFEMLTGTLPFQGKDRKETMTMILKAKLGMPQFLSSEAQSLLRNLFKRNPSNRLGAGPDGVEEIKRHSFYATIDWNKLFRREIHPPFKPASGRPDDTFYFDPEFTAKTPKDSPGVPPSANAHQLFRGFSFVAITEEETQPVQSNNVSSIVQQLHRNTSQFSDAYELKEDIGVGSYSVCKRCISKSTGMEYAVKIISKAKRDPTEEVEILLRYGQHPNIITLKDVYDDGRSVYLVTELLKGGELLDKILRQKFFSEREASAVLYTITKTVEYLHVQGVVHRDLKPSNILYVDESGNPESIRICDFGFAKQLRAENGLLMTPCYTANFVAPEVLKKQGYDAACDIWSLGVLLYTMLTGFTPFANGPEDTPEEILARIGSGKFSLSGGYWNSVSTEAKDLVSKMLHVDPHQRLTAAQVLRHPWIIHRDQLPKYQLNRQDAPHLVKGAMAATYSALNRNVPPVLEPVTCSTLAQRRGVKKLTSTAL